The region AAAGGTAAAGTCAAAGCGTTGCTTACAATCTTTGGAAGACAGACTCCAGTAGAGCTGGAATTCTGGCAAGTGGAGAGGATGTAAAAATGGCTAAGAAACCTGTTATAGTGAAGATTAAGTTGTATTGTCCTGCAGGGCAGGCAAATCCGTCTCCCCCCGTAGGTCCGGCTTTGGGTCAGCATGGGGTAAATATAATGGAGTTTTGTAAGGCTTTCAACGATAGGACGAAAGATAAGCCTGGATTGCTGCTCCCTGTGGAAATAGATGTTTACGATGATAGAAGTTTTTCGTTTATAGTCAAACAGCCGCC is a window of Candidatus Kaelpia aquatica DNA encoding:
- the rplK gene encoding 50S ribosomal protein L11 — encoded protein: MAKKPVIVKIKLYCPAGQANPSPPVGPALGQHGVNIMEFCKAFNDRTKDKPGLLLPVEIDVYDDRSFSFIVKQPPASILLKQACGLAKGSGEPNKEKVGTVTKKKVKEIAQEKIVDLNTDDIEAAMRIIEGTARSMGIDIVEG